From the Triticum urartu cultivar G1812 chromosome 4, Tu2.1, whole genome shotgun sequence genome, the window CCCGTCCTGCAACGCTGAGGCGGCCGCCGCCGAcggcctccgccgcctcctccgcctctaGTATCGTGACAATCACCCCGCCGCGCCGCGTACGCACGTACGTGATCCCGGCGTGCCGTTGCTACTGTTAATTATTTCCCTCCAATACTATTATTTCCTGGCTGGGAAAATACGTACCACTACTAgaagacaaaggaagaagagttGTGTGATGCTGGAGCGATGGTCGGTGGCGTGACCGTGATGTGGCCGTCAGATCGATGGACGCGGTGCGAGATGGGGTCCAGCCGTCGACCGATTCAGGTGAAGAAGATGATGTTGATTAAGCTTTAATTGTGTGGTCCTACTAGATATATATCTAGGGTTTACGTACTGTACGTTACGTGCCTGCGTGCGCGCGTATGCTCTTGTTCTTGATGGGGTGTTTTTTGAATTACCTTGTATCAAGAGATTAATTACTCTAGTAAGTATAATGTATGTGGTAACTTAAAAAAAAGAGTATAATGTATGTGGTGATGTTTATGTGTTACTTAAATTAAATCTCGTGCTTGGCGAGATATTGGCGCGTGTACACATTGTTTTTCTTGTGATCTTTGTATGCATGTATGTATCCGGTGGACACTATTAGCTAGACATCAGTTATGAATGGACAGTTTTatctctttttttttgcggggttaAAAGGATTTCATTTTTCTTCCAAGTCCCTTTACCCCATCTCGATGTTTTAATTCTGAAGACAAACAGTAGCATTTGAACTGAAATTTGGTAGTGGAAACTATATAGATGCACACATGTAAGCTCAATCTGAGTTGTTTCATGTGATAAAAGAAATGCCCCTTGTTCCACTAACAAGATCAATGTCTCCAGGACATTTTTCttttcttgaacaagcatccGTTTCTAAATGTAAGGTGTATTATTCTTTCAAAGGTCAAACTTCtctaactttgaccaagtttatagacaAAAATATCAATGTCTAAAATACCAAATCATTATCACTAGATTCACGATGAaaatatatatttttattttatttatttagtATGGTAGATCGTTATATATTTtgctataaacttggtcaaacatAGACAATGTTTGACATTTTGAAAAactaatacaccttatatttaggaacagagcgAGTATATACAAACATGCGCAGAAAAAAAAAACATGCACACAAAAAAGAGGGAGTATATAAGAAGAAGGTCTTCTCATCGAAGAGGCATGCATACCTGTGTTAGGGGCATTATGAATTTGCCTTGTGGATATAATTTTCTTTTGACAAAGTTTATAGGTTAAAAAACAATAGCAACTCAATTCCAGTAGATGCATCATGAAATGCTGTTATACTACTATATTTATTTGGTATTATAGGCGTTGGTCTATTTTTCATATAAACTTGAATAAACTTTAAAAGATTGACTTAGAAAAAAACTAATATTCCTTGTGTTTGGGGAAGGAATGAATGGAGTACTCCAAGGAGTAATTACCAGAGTCTGAGCACGGGCCTTCTCAGTTaagacattcttgtgtttagggGCATTATGAATTCGCGTTGGGAGCACACACAGAAAATGAAGGAAAAAAAAAGTGAAACACAAATAATGGATATATTGATCATGTGGATTGAAGGATGGTAGACACGCACACACCTTTATTTTTTATGTAAACTAGCTAGCTAAATTAAACTCAAAGTGCTATTGCAGATGCAATCAGGCAATCAACAAACAATGTCATATTTTCCTCGAGAAAAACCGAGTATTATAAGGTGCATACGCGCGCCACCACATGTGAGGAAACATTCAAATaaatgatactccctccgtcccaaaataagtgtctcaactttgtactagctCTAGTACAAATTTGCACTAAGCTCAAGACACTTATTTtaagacggagggagtatattattactatgtttttcctGTTCCCACCTTTTAAAATCTTGCATCGGCCCTAAGAAGTTTCAGGCCACTCCAATTCCTAATTTATAAGTTACAGAAAATGCAACACTAAAGATATTTTTATCCTATATCACTGTATAGTCCATTGTCCCCTGCTCTTTTGCTATGTATTTCTCGAACCGGGGTGCCATTTTCCAGTTACTTGCATTATGGAAATGACAAGTAATCACTATATTGAATGAACAGGTATGGAGGAAAAAGAATACAGGAGTCGCCACTAGCAATCAGCTAGAGACTAGGCCAACAAAGAAGACCAACTGGGCACCTTCCGTATGCTGCAAAGGAAGGCATCGGATGGTTCATGATACCAGCTGGAATCCAACACCACCAAGGCAGCAGATGCCATATGCTTCCCAGGTAGCAGGTGATGCCCTTTAAGCCTTTTGACATCCGCTGCATTATACATTAAAATTTTCACGGCTTGTTCTATTGCTGCTCATCTCAGTAAGCGATGGCGAGGAGAATCTGTGATATCTGTAGTTATCTGAAGAAAACACCGGCAGCTGTGGGTCGAGAGTTGGTGGTGGTGGGAGGTTCCTTTGTGCCGGCAGTGGTGGTACCCCATTGAACATGAAGTCCTCGCCGCTATAGCTGCAAAAATGTGTGCATAAGTGCAACTATACAACATGTTTAATATGGGCTCACAGTTATGCTTGGGGTGACAAAAAAGTTCTCCTTTATACTTTGCTTTCCATTTATTTGTATGCGTTGTGATTTCTTTGAGTGGGGGAGTTGAATTTTTTTCATGTTAGGCATGCTCACCTTTTCCTTTGAAAGCTATCGGCATCATCTTTGCGAGTCACTACAGGAAGGATGCTATCTTCCCTTGGAGTAAGAGACCAGGGACTTGGCACAGCAGGTTCGTTCGAGAAATATCTTCTCCTGATCAACTGAAAGATGCATCCCAACAGCATTAGCAGATGAAAAAAAAAGGAAGTATGAAAAAGCAAATCAATGAAATAGTTGAAACAAACCATGCGGAAAAACTTGGTCACAGCTTCTTTGTCATATCTTGCTTCTTTGGCAGCCTGCAATCAAAGGTTAGCATGTTATGCAAAAAATAACTGAAATGACAAAGAACGAAAAAAGATGGCTGTTCCATAAAAGAACGTAAATTGAATGTAGAGCAAGAGATGAGCAGAAGGTATTCAACAAGAAACCTAACCGAGATGAGACCAGAGTTCCCAGGAAAGCTCTCTGTGAGCGGAAGTTCTTCACTGCGAGGAAGAAGACCCCGCTTTTCAATCCATTGACGAGCAAGATCAACAATACTTCCACTTCTGACTCTAGAGCCATCGCTTGGAACAATATCCACTTTGTTAGCAATTACAAGGTAAGGCACTGGAAGTCCTCCTGGTCCACCAGATCCAAGTATGGCTGAAAAGGTGCCTGTTTCCGCAACTTCAACTGCCCATTTATTCAAATTTGTCTTGGTCTTCCTCTGGGAGAGGTCATAAACAAAAATGACACCTGACGGACAATGTTGGGAACAGTGAATGTtgtatttgaaagaaaaaaaactgTTGTAATAAGTATTTCTCTATGGATCTAAAGAAGAACGAGTGTTTCTAAGAGGTTTCATCAGCTGAAGCTGCTGAACTAAGTGGAGCAAGAACAACAAATACAAAAGAGCTGTTACAATCTCAGGACTTAGGCATTAGCAGCTGCAAATATAAAAACAAATCCTTCCCTTGAAGGGTTTTTGGGTCAAATAACAACTAAAATAGATCAGCTTGCTCATACAGTACGAAACTACTAAAGATAGGCCGTGCTGGGTACCAAGATGTATAGAGCAGTAACACGCTGGTAATTAAGAGAAAAACGTCATTTACCATTGATTTGTGTATAGAAAATCGAACGACAAGCTTTGTAGCGGTCATGCCCTGAGACATCCCAAAGCTCAACAAAGAAATTCCTTTCAGCATCATTACTGATGTTATTAGAAGACCCCCCTGCACTTCCACAAGTAACATGCTGAAATAATAACAGTGACAATGTAAGTGGATTTAAAAAAGTGCAAATGGTACAAGCTGGGAAAGCACAGAGCAAGAGCACCTACTTTAATGCCCACCGCACATCCTACTGTCTGAGCTGGTCGAGCAATAGCAGATCCTTCTAAGATGAGATGCACCAGTGAAGATTTACCAACACCTGAGAGAAATAAGAGCAATATTAAAATTTAATACAACTGAAGAACCACCATATTCAGAAGAGTACAACAGCATGCAATTATGGTGTGGTTTTTTGACTACCGATTCTCAGGCGCATACAAAAGGTTCAGCCACTGTTGGTGTAACAGAGTAACTTGTATGGGCAGTTGAGCACAGTTCAGAAAATACAGTAGAAGGTTGCATTGAATATATTTTTTCTGTGTTTCTAAGGGCGGCGGATGCAATAAGGAGCTTATAACAAATAAATAACCAGGTTCCACGCATGGCCCTAGTTCAGATTTTACTTGGCATTGCTTCATGTTGTAGTCCAGATCATGGCGTGACGCATAGCAGGACAACATCACAAATTGCAGACACCACAATACTTGTTtcagaaaaaagagagaaaatcCTTCTATACCACTGAATACGGCTATAGTCCGTAGTTGCCACAGCAAAACTCCCTATTGTAGTTATCTCCCCTCCAAGACCCAAATATTAAGTGCATTGAAGCATATGTGAAACGAAGGTTGCACTTGGTGATCTTTCGGTCAGATTTTTTTTGCGCCCAAGGAAAGGATTTTCTAAAATTGATTGGCGTGCTTACTGAATGATTTGTACATACAAAAAGTAAACAAATGTAGTGGTACAAGGGCAAAGGGACGAGTGTCTCCCACTCCATTAGGCCTCCCAATCACCCACATCCAAGCAGGAAAAGTTCAGAAGGATGGACCATTGTCCCGACCCAACTCACAACACTCCTTTCTGTACTCGATTTGTTCACCATGTGTGATCCGAGGACGAAGGCGGAACCGGACACTGACGAACAGGCTCTCAATAGGCAATTCACGATCATCAATAACACATGCCTATTCTACGTTCTCCCAATCTCACGCCATTCGCCGACCACCAGAGGTTCCAGGGAGTCACAGACGGGACGGGAGGCACGGGGAGGAGAGGACGGACCTGAATCGCCGACGACGAGGACGCGCACCTGGCCGAAGGGCCCGACGCCGCTCTGCTCCCggccgctgctgctgctgctccgggcGCTGCTGTCCTTCCAGAACAtggccgccggcgccggcgcccgGCACGGCCGCGCCCTCAACGAGGCTAGATCACGAGAGCGGTGGGCGCGATTCGAGCCGCCGGGCGGGCAGGAGGCGGAGGCGACGGAAGGAATCTCAGGCGAGGAGGGCTGAAGCACCAGCCGCGAAGGAGCATTCCAGTTTTCAGGGGGGTCGTGGCGGGTGCGAACGATGGCCTGACGCTGACGGGAGAGACGAGAGTTGCGTTTGGCGTGCGTGTCGGTCGATGCTCtgctcttctcttctcttctcttttcttccttttttatCGGTTGGCGGATTGTGATGGCGATGTGAATCTTACGCGCAGGATTGACCTTGGATTAAAGAATGCACGCTTGGATCCTCTTGGCCGTGTGGCACATGACGCCGTACAGTAAGTCAACATCTGAGATCTCCTGCATCTGATCTGACACTGGGGCGCATGATCTAGCTCGGGATTGTTCTTTCCTTTGACACGGGATTTGCTGCGCGTATCGGCCAAACGCGCACTGATTGCTTGCGTCACACATACGCACGGCGTCGGCGAGCATGCAACTTGCTGTGCTGACCGAGGAAATGGAAGCGAGCCAAACAGTAGTAGGCAGTTGGACTGCGCAGAAATAACGAACATGGCCAAAAACACACTCAGAGGTACTTCTGACGTTTTACATGTTGCTCTACTATACTAGCTCCGTAActaaatataagatgtttttgcaGTTCAATTTAAACTTCAAAAGCGTCTTATAGTACTTAGTTACAGAGGTAGTAGTTCCTAAAGATCTCTACCAAAACCCCTCAAAAGAAAAATCTCTCTACCAAACTAGATTACATCTGATATGAGATAGATCAGCATGGTTATACTTTTACCATTCTTCTATctcatcttcatcttcttcacAGTTACTCCCTTCAGCACCAAGCATATCAATGGAGTTTGGGCCACCTGCGACGTCGTGGCGCGAGGGGTTGTTTCTGGCCATATCATTGTGGGGGCTTATCCATCTCTCGAAAGGCCTGAAGTCAGTGACCACGTCGGAGAAGTTGCGAGAACCAGACGTGCTGGACGGATCAAATCTTTCTTTAAGAATCAGACCCTGCATTGTTGTTTCCAGCAAAACGAAATTACTGATCATCAGATGCCAGCTGACAAACATGAATAGAATGAAAATGGAAAACTGATCAGCGCCACACTGATCTAAGTACAGCTATGAACTTTCATCAGCACGGTACAACATTAAAGTAAAATGAGATTTATATATTCAAATGAAGAGCACCTGGATGTCTCAAAAGCCTAGAACGAAATTTTATACATGATGACTTCAATCAAAAAGAAGAAAAATGTGATATCAGCATACAGTGACGCTCACGATGTATTTTCTTTATTACAGAAGACAACGTGCACAAAGATGGATACATAACTCATTTTTCAAGATCAAGTTAAATGCATGAAAGGTAGCATGGTGTCAAATTACCTTTGTGGATCGAAATGTACGCTCAATTTGCCAGACCTTCGGGCTGCGTATTGTATGCCATCTGCTTAGGTCAAATCAGAGAAAAAATTATTAGCCCAGGATCCTTAAAAGAATTGTATTGATAAGCAGGTACCTTGAGGGTGAGGGATGTGCATTTCCAAAAAGAACTCCTCGTGCTGCAACAGAAGCAGCAATAAGTTGTGACATGTTTTCTGACTCATTTGATTCATTTACAGTCCAACGAGCCGATGCGATTGGACTGCCAGCAAGAAGGCAGTCTGCCTCACTCAAATATGACATCACAACCCATGCATCATCAACAGCATCATCGTCGATGAAATCAACAACTGTAAAACATCAATACGAATTCATTAACAACTAAAAAATAGTGAGAACGTACTGTCAATAGTTGAGCACACTATTTCCTATAAAGAAGCTAGAGTCAGGGTACAAAACTAGAATTTAGTCATATTAGAATATACCAATTATATGGCTCATTGATTCATGTTCATGTGACCGGCAGTGATGCATGACAGAAGTTAACATAAATACAGCATGTTTAGTTAAAGCAGCAACTTGTCTATAGCGCCCTACATCCACATGAGTATTTTTGGTAGTTCTAGAATCACTGTTTCACAAATGAGCATGAGATCAACTGGCAGCTGTGAGCCTCTGACAAGCATAATTGTGCAGTATACAGTATATCGCGCGAAACCAGATTGATGTTAAAACTATCATAAAACTACAGGTTTAAGGACCAATTTCCCAGAACTAGATATTTAGGGGTCGATTGTATCTCAAAAACTACGATGCTCTGGGGTGCACCTATATCGTCACCTGGTCTGACCATCCGGGCCCATATGTTGCTCTCAAATTCTTGATCATTTCCATGCTGAAAATTGCCATGTTGGATCAGAGGTCAAGTGATTTGGCTTACTAGATGGAACCAGTCCAGGATTAGTGAGCATGACGTGTGAGTTTGGGCAGGAATTTAGTAGTTTTGCAATAGCATTGATCCCTAAATTTGCAGCTTTGTGGAATCAATCCTTATCTCTGCAGGTTTATGTTTTCACCTGGTGTTTTCATGAAATTTACTCCATAATACATGATGTTGCCCGACATGTACAATCAAGTAAAACTCATATGATGTAGCCCGCCATGTACAATCAAGTAAACTCATATTCAAGAGCGAGCATAAGATAAAAAGAACAAAAGCAAACTCATATTCATAATGCTCCTTATATAAGTAGAGCTCTCTACTGTTTACCATTTTCATGTAGAAAGTCAGCAACAGTCCGTACTTTTCCGTGTGCTTGAGAAAGAATCATCTCTGGAACATCCATTTTTAGTGGATTCCTTCTTAGCTGTTCTTTGAGAGAAAATGAATCCAGATCTACAACACAAAATATGACAAAGGTTCAGAGACCAAAAGCTAAGTTATATATAAATGATGAACACCGCTCTCCCACACATGCTGAAAAACACAACCTTCCATCCCATAGTCCAGTAAAAAAACTGTTAACCCAGGCAAAAGGTACAAAGTAGACTGTACTGGTGTGTAGCCAGTAACCACGATTCATTATCGAAAATGTGGAATTCAAGACATGGAAATCAagtaagtactccctccgtcccaaaataagtgtcgttGATTTAGTAAAACTTTGTACTAAGTCAgcgacacttattttgagacgaCAAAGTAAATTAAGGAAAATGAAGGTAATATAAATCAAGCACAAATTCCAACCATGATAAATGCTGCAAAAACAGACAGGAATAGCCAAACGAAGAAAATATTCTACAATAAACAATAAAGGTACATCACTATAGAACTTATATGTTAAAGTTAGATCAGATAGACTGAAAAGGATGTGTGGTCATTGTTCAATAAACGACTGTATAGGTACAAAAGAAACTAGCATAGAAaatgaactactccctccgttccaaaataagtgttgTGGTTTCAGTTCAAATAAAAccacgacacttattttggaactgAGGGACTAGCATATAAGATGGAATTCTGTCTAGTTCAAACAAGTCAATTAGAAAAATGTGAATAAATATGTTCCACGAAACAACCTTCAGAAAAATAAAGAATATATAGACATTTCAATTTAAATCAATATATGCTGTTTTAATTAACCACACCGCGAAATGAAGATCTATTTGAAAAGGAACCAAAGTAAAGAAGACAATTGTACAGAAGATGGTATAATCACTACGTACCAATGTTGACATCACCATGTGTTTCCCTTTTATTGTGCAAAAACTTCCCTAATGCATGAAATAATGTAAGTGTCTCATCCCTTCCGCATGGAGAATGAATTACAGAGCCAAGGCCATAACAGTCCTGCGCTGGAGCTAGAGTAGCATGACCCTTTAAATCCGACAAAGAAGCACTTATTGCCAATGCAGAATCTAGCCTTCGTGGATTAAGACAATAGTATTGAAGAGACATTATCGCATGTCTGATATCACCTCCACAAGATGTAGCAATTTGATGCACTAATTCTTCAGTTGTGCCAGAGCTTTCTTGTTTGCATATCCTAAGAAGAATTTTTTTTATAGAACTTACGGTTACCGGATTGAAAACAATCTGCATAGATATTAATGGTGCACTATGAGGGACATGCACCGAAGTTCAAAAACTTGTTACCATTATGATAATAAAAGCTGCCAAATAAAATCTGCAGTTATAGTTATACTGGGCAAGTGTACCTTATGAGCACCAGCACCTTGAAGCAAGGACTCAAGTTCCTCGGAGTTCCACGTTGCAGTATCATTAGCCTCATTTTTGTGATGGTGAGTAAGTGAAATGACAGTTGGTATTTGAGTACTTTGAATTAGTCCTGTTAAACATTTCCCCAGTCTTGCAAATGAAGCTTTTCCACTTGTTACAGGGATGTCATCAATCAGAATGATAATTAGCTTTTTTGGGGATCCAATGCTGGTTGGAGAAAGCAATGAGTATTTCCTTATCTTGTTCACAAAATTTTCAAATTCTTCCAACTTGGATACATACTCAAGTTCTGCAAATGGTCAttgaaaagaaaaagaataatCAATTAATAAAAGGCGCTCGCGAGTCATAAATGGAAAGCTGATTACGTACTAGACTACTAAATAGTAAATCATGAATACAATAGAAGTGCATGGACTTTGACCATACTTTTATCAGAACATTATCTTGCAGATAATTTGCAGACTAAGGGAGAAAGTTTAGACCTCAAAGATAGGTTACCTGAATTAGCATGCACAAGCTCAGCCCATAGTGTTGGTACTGGGGTTGTCCACTCACATAAGTCAGCTCCTATCTCAGCAGCAATCGCTTTGACAGTTGCCTGCGGTAAGCAACAAGTAGTAAATTATCACTTATCAGTTAATACTTCAACAAACAAAAATACTGATAGTTAATTATCGTGTTCTTCTCTTAGCTTAAGCATTGAGAAGTAACATCCTCCTTGGCAAATGAGGAGATGCAAAAAAAAAACTACCACAAACAAAAGAAAAGGAGTACAGACAGTTGGAGGATGCATTTGTGTCGACTAAAAGCCACTAGCATTCATGATATCATTTCTTTTTTTAGAGAAAAGGGGGTGCTGCACCGCAGTTCTGTTATCAATATTATTTCAAGTTGGGGGTGAattctcttcttttttttctttgatcTGCTATTACCCAAAATGGGTGGTATTTCAAGTTGGGCATGTAttctcctttttttgtttttACAACAACAAAAAACTTCTAACCTTGTATTTTATCCACTACTACCACAAATGGGTTGGATTTTCAACAGGTCAAGTAGAACCTGGATTCATGATgtgccatatcatgtcactaagAATCAAAATGCTACCCCAGCTGATTTGATACAATTGATGACATGCCTTGACTATTTATGGTTCCGCAAATGAATATGAAATACTGTGAGAATACAAGCATGAAGGAAGTACATACAGATTTTCCAACACCAGCTTGGCCAGTAAGGACAAGACTCCGTCCTCCAAATGTTCCCTGCAAATTTTGCATATGCACTGTCAGTATTTCTCTATTATGAaaaataatactccctctgtaaactaatataagaccATTTAGATCTAAACggtcttatattagtttacagaggttGTACATAAAAATAAGAAACGGTAACTAATTCATGCCTAGAAGTTCAAGGTGCAAGATATATTTGGtaaaatttgaatttaaatcccTTTCTCACCATCACAGGCAACAATGGACTGATTCAGAATGTTTCAAGTTGAAGAGGTTTCTAGGAGTAGGCGTGGaaaattggggggggggggggggggggggggggggggggggggggggggggtactaGAATCTTGAGGTGTTCTAGGGCACTAGGCCTCCACTTTAAACTTCAAAAAGCATTTACAAAATCTAAAAGAAATTAACAGCATGTACATACCATTTCATAAATTTTTAGAATTTAAATTTCACACACAACTCAAGAAACAAAAAGGACAAATTTCCATGCCTAGAAGTTCAAGGTGCAAGATATATTTGGtaaaatttgaatttaaatcccTTTCTCACCATCACAGGCAACAATGGACTGATTCAGAATGTTTCAAGTTGAAGAGGTTTCTAGGAGTAGGCGTGGaaaattggggggggggggggggggggggggggggggggggggggggggggtactaGAATCTTGAGGTGTTCTAGGGCACTAGGCCTCCACTTTAAACTTCAAAAAGCATTTACAAAATCTAAAAGAAATTAACAGCATGTACATACCATTTCATAAATTTTTAGAATTTAAATTTCACACACAACTCAAGAAACAAAAAGGACAAATTGGTCTGTGAATAGTGCCACAACGATATATTGATGCTAGATGTGAATTGGTACTATTAATAGCCTCATCGTCCTCTTCGTTAATGAAATTGTGAACCAAGTTTGGATATGTGTGTATTATCTTTATGCCACTAGTTAATCTGTTAATGTCAGAATTTTTTGTGACTTTTAGGTGTTTTTTTATGGCCTAGTGCACTGGTACACCTCAAGGATGCAAGTGCATTCTACATGCCCCCAGAAAATACTAATCAGTGACCGTTCTAGGTACTGATAAAAGCAATCAATGCCAATTTGAGAACTGTAAGTGGAAATAACAGAAGAATAGTCCCATCTGGTTTGCAGTAGCTTATCTTCTGATTATCCTAACCCATCTCATAGAGTTAATATATCATGACCTCGGTGAATATGCAGATTATCCTAAACATATTCCACTAAGTTGGAATTTTTTTCCTATTCAGTGCATTCAAAGAACAATCACCTTTGGTGCCTTCAGCTTTTCTTCCAACCAGTTCTTTACATCTTCAACCTACAAGGAGACAAATGAATATTACGCATAGAAAGTTCCTGCTCATTTTATAAACTACTGTTTAATGTACAGATTATCACAAAACTGTTTTTGAGGGTCAAATTCACATAATCACATGTGCAGGGCATTTTGTATCTAGCTATAGGATCAACCATGCGCCAAATTTTCCCATCTGACCTGACCACACAGGGGCCATCATGCAGCCTCTCGGTAGCGATGCACGAGAAACCCCTCTGGACCACTAACCCCACACATACTCCTGCTGTCGGCATGGTAAAAATTTGAGCAATATCTTCACTGAGCCGTCCATACCATATCCAAAGCAGCATATGCACAATCTTTAACACCAAAATTGAGCAATATCTTCACTGAGCCATCCATACCATATTCAAAGCAGCATATGCACAATCTTGAACACCAAAATTGAGCAATATCTTCACTGCATTGATTGTTCAGAAAAATTTCTGGACACAACATGGGTACATTGCTGCTGAAAGAAATCATAATGGGTCCGGGCAGTCAGATTGGATAGGAAACTGGGTGTGTGGTTAAACCCATAATGATTTAATATAAAATACCCGAAATCTGTAGTTCTGTGAAATTGGTCCTTAAATCTGTAGGTGTGTGATAGTTTTTACATCAAATCTGTACTTCTGTAAAAGTTACTCTATCGCAATGATTGAGAATCACTCTACTGATCTATGAGTCAATACAAGGGTCTCAACTCAACTGGTTGGAAAAGTGAGTGATTAGTCGACTGGTCAAGGGTAACGTTGCGCAACTCAGTGTACAACAGCCCATTATCAGATTGAGCTCACATCAGATCAAGCCCATCCTGAAGGAGATACACCTCCTAGCGAGCCCGGATCAACCCTAGCTCCCTGTCTTCCTCAGGTCAAGCCGCTGCCCACTGTAGGGGCGACTGAAGGTTGTCACCACCACCAAGCTCAGGCCTCAGATAAGTGAACCCcctcctctccttcctcctgctctgctctgctctgcGCTCCTCTCCTGCCTCTCACGCCTCGCTGTGTAGGTACTATCTAGTGTGCAGCTGACTAGCAAATAGTTAGATGATTAGTATCTAGTATGAGCAGCATGTACATGTGTTAGTTGTGTAGTTTATCTTCATATGAAATTGTG encodes:
- the LOC125552305 gene encoding cell cycle checkpoint protein RAD17 isoform X4, with the translated sequence MGKRPPLVVLSSSSDDDGGGGRCTASRGPSTRKTRTPATAPPAKQAPSSSRKKPRRGSSGGRGRRRASETALSGSLKAGSMRQTEELWIDKYKPLSLGELAVHKKKGTFGGRSLVLTGQAGVGKSATVKAIAAEIGADLCEWTTPVPTLWAELVHANSELEYVSKLEEFENFVNKIRKYSLLSPTSIGSPKKLIIILIDDIPVTSGKASFARLGKCLTGLIQSTQIPTVISLTHHHKNEANDTATWNSEELESLLQGAGAHKIVFNPVTVSSIKKILLRICKQESSGTTEELVHQIATSCGGDIRHAIMSLQYYCLNPRRLDSALAISASLSDLKGHATLAPAQDCYGLGSVIHSPCGRDETLTLFHALGKFLHNKRETHGDVNIDLDSFSLKEQLRRNPLKMDVPEMILSQAHGKVRTVADFLHENVVDFIDDDAVDDAWVVMSYLSEADCLLAGSPIASARWTVNESNESENMSQLIAASVAARGVLFGNAHPSPSRWHTIRSPKVWQIERTFRSTKGLILKERFDPSSTSGSRNFSDVVTDFRPFERWISPHNDMARNNPSRHDVAGGPNSIDMLGAEGSNCEEDEDEIEEW
- the LOC125552305 gene encoding cell cycle checkpoint protein RAD17 isoform X3, which codes for MGKRPPLVVLSSSSDDDGGGGRCTASRGPSTRKTRTPATAPPAKQAPSSSRKKPRRGSSGGRGRRRASETALSGSLKAGSMRQTEELWIDKYKPLSLGELAVHKKKVEDVKNWLEEKLKAPKGTFGGRSLVLTGQAGVGKSATVKAIAAEIGADLCEWTTPVPTLWAELVHANSELEYVSKLEEFENFVNKIRKYSLLSPTSIGSPKKLIIILIDDIPVTSGKASFARLGKCLTGLIQSTQIPTVISLTHHHKNEANDTATWNSEELESLLQGAGAHKIVFNPVTVSSIKKILLRICKQESSGTTEELVHQIATSCGGDIRHAIMSLQYYCLNPRRLDSALAISASLSDLKGHATLAPAQDCYGLGSVIHSPCGRDETLTLFHALGKFLHNKRETHGDVNIDLDSFSLKEQLRRNPLKMDVPEMILSQAHGKVRTVADFLHENVVDFIDDDAVDDAWVVMSYLSEADCLLAGSPIASARWTVNESNESENMSQLIAASVAARGVLFGNAHPSPSRWHTIRSPKVWQIERTFRSTKGLILKERFDPSSTSGSRNFSDVVTDFRPFERWISPHNDMARNNPSRHDVAGGPNSIDMLGAEGSNCEEDEDEIEEW
- the LOC125552305 gene encoding cell cycle checkpoint protein RAD17 isoform X2, with amino-acid sequence MGKRPPLVVLSSSSDDDGGGGRCTASRGPSTRKTRTPATAPPAKQAPSSSRKKPRRGSSGGRGRRRASETALSGSLKDEFDMLTEDFSECLNDLGVSGSMRQTEELWIDKYKPLSLGELAVHKKKGTFGGRSLVLTGQAGVGKSATVKAIAAEIGADLCEWTTPVPTLWAELVHANSELEYVSKLEEFENFVNKIRKYSLLSPTSIGSPKKLIIILIDDIPVTSGKASFARLGKCLTGLIQSTQIPTVISLTHHHKNEANDTATWNSEELESLLQGAGAHKIVFNPVTVSSIKKILLRICKQESSGTTEELVHQIATSCGGDIRHAIMSLQYYCLNPRRLDSALAISASLSDLKGHATLAPAQDCYGLGSVIHSPCGRDETLTLFHALGKFLHNKRETHGDVNIDLDSFSLKEQLRRNPLKMDVPEMILSQAHGKVRTVADFLHENVVDFIDDDAVDDAWVVMSYLSEADCLLAGSPIASARWTVNESNESENMSQLIAASVAARGVLFGNAHPSPSRWHTIRSPKVWQIERTFRSTKGLILKERFDPSSTSGSRNFSDVVTDFRPFERWISPHNDMARNNPSRHDVAGGPNSIDMLGAEGSNCEEDEDEIEEW
- the LOC125552305 gene encoding cell cycle checkpoint protein RAD17 isoform X1, whose protein sequence is MGKRPPLVVLSSSSDDDGGGGRCTASRGPSTRKTRTPATAPPAKQAPSSSRKKPRRGSSGGRGRRRASETALSGSLKDEFDMLTEDFSECLNDLGVSGSMRQTEELWIDKYKPLSLGELAVHKKKVEDVKNWLEEKLKAPKGTFGGRSLVLTGQAGVGKSATVKAIAAEIGADLCEWTTPVPTLWAELVHANSELEYVSKLEEFENFVNKIRKYSLLSPTSIGSPKKLIIILIDDIPVTSGKASFARLGKCLTGLIQSTQIPTVISLTHHHKNEANDTATWNSEELESLLQGAGAHKIVFNPVTVSSIKKILLRICKQESSGTTEELVHQIATSCGGDIRHAIMSLQYYCLNPRRLDSALAISASLSDLKGHATLAPAQDCYGLGSVIHSPCGRDETLTLFHALGKFLHNKRETHGDVNIDLDSFSLKEQLRRNPLKMDVPEMILSQAHGKVRTVADFLHENVVDFIDDDAVDDAWVVMSYLSEADCLLAGSPIASARWTVNESNESENMSQLIAASVAARGVLFGNAHPSPSRWHTIRSPKVWQIERTFRSTKGLILKERFDPSSTSGSRNFSDVVTDFRPFERWISPHNDMARNNPSRHDVAGGPNSIDMLGAEGSNCEEDEDEIEEW